A genome region from Anaerolineae bacterium includes the following:
- a CDS encoding GatB/YqeY domain-containing protein — protein sequence MIGANQMSLKDQLNDDLKQAMKSSDKIRTQTLRTLKSAIRYAEIEAQTEFDDQAALGVVAKQAKQRRDSIAEFQKGGRDDLVQQEQAELTILESYLPEQMSAEEIKAKAETIIAELGVTDVKGMGQVMKQLMAELKGQADGKVVNQVVRQLLSN from the coding sequence ATGATAGGAGCAAATCAGATGAGCCTTAAAGACCAACTGAACGATGATTTAAAACAGGCAATGAAAAGCAGCGATAAAATCCGCACCCAAACGCTCCGCACCTTGAAGTCGGCCATTAGATATGCGGAAATCGAGGCGCAAACTGAATTCGACGATCAAGCTGCGCTGGGGGTGGTGGCTAAACAGGCCAAACAACGTCGGGACTCTATCGCTGAGTTCCAAAAAGGCGGGCGGGATGATTTGGTGCAACAAGAGCAAGCCGAATTAACCATCCTGGAGAGCTACCTGCCGGAACAAATGTCAGCAGAGGAAATTAAGGCCAAAGCCGAGACTATCATCGCTGAATTGGGCGTAACCGATGTCAAAGGTATGGGGCAGGTTATGAAGCAGTTGATGGCCGAACTGAAAGGCCAGGCCGACGGCAAAGTAGTCAACCAGGTGGTGCGTCAACTTTTGAGCAATTGA